One Thermoplasmata archaeon DNA segment encodes these proteins:
- the thiL gene encoding thiamine-phosphate kinase, with product MNRRGNASAAPIDERAFHRWVAAHLPAGRTGALPIGDDAAALRPPRGSVAVLTTDALIEGTHFVAGSPPRAIGAAAAGVSLSDAASKGARPAGILIALLLPPGTPRLWAESVLRGAEAAGARFDAHVVGGDTKPSPVRAVVSTVVGWGKAGSLAPRSGARPGDLLVTTGSVGRGGSAWRRWRTHRGARGRGDMLALLDVRPRVREGIALAPLVHAMIDTSDGIADSAHLMARASSVRLVLDPDRIPWDRSIAALPRAAREETGFFGGDYELLAAVPSSALRRAMRAVGSAGGRLRVVGRAERGTGAYLSAPSGLRPLPTAGWSPFQRTPRRHRDRAPPSQGR from the coding sequence ATGAATCGCCGTGGGAATGCCTCTGCGGCTCCGATCGATGAACGCGCGTTCCACCGATGGGTCGCCGCGCACCTTCCCGCGGGGCGTACCGGCGCGCTCCCGATCGGAGACGATGCCGCGGCGCTGAGGCCGCCGCGAGGGTCGGTCGCCGTACTCACGACCGACGCGCTGATCGAGGGGACCCACTTTGTCGCAGGATCTCCCCCGCGAGCGATCGGTGCCGCTGCCGCCGGGGTGAGCCTGTCCGATGCCGCTTCGAAGGGAGCCCGGCCCGCGGGGATCCTCATCGCGCTCCTCCTTCCGCCGGGGACGCCCCGGCTCTGGGCCGAGTCCGTGCTTCGCGGCGCCGAAGCTGCCGGAGCGCGCTTTGACGCGCACGTGGTGGGGGGAGACACGAAGCCCTCCCCGGTGCGCGCGGTGGTCAGCACCGTAGTGGGATGGGGGAAGGCGGGATCGTTGGCCCCCCGGAGCGGGGCCCGGCCGGGCGACCTCCTCGTCACGACCGGATCGGTCGGCCGCGGGGGCTCGGCCTGGCGCCGGTGGAGGACCCATCGAGGAGCTCGAGGTCGGGGCGATATGCTCGCTCTGCTCGACGTGCGCCCGCGCGTGCGGGAAGGGATCGCGCTCGCCCCGCTGGTCCACGCCATGATCGACACCTCCGATGGCATCGCGGACTCGGCCCACCTCATGGCCCGGGCGAGCAGCGTCCGGCTCGTCCTCGACCCGGACCGCATCCCGTGGGACCGATCGATCGCCGCGTTGCCGCGGGCGGCGCGCGAGGAGACGGGATTCTTCGGGGGGGATTACGAACTGCTGGCGGCGGTGCCGAGCTCGGCCCTGCGCCGGGCGATGCGCGCGGTCGGATCGGCGGGAGGTCGGCTGCGCGTCGTGGGACGAGCGGAGCGCGGAACGGGAGCCTACCTCTCCGCGCCCTCCGGGCTGCGCCCGCTCCCGACCGCCGGCTGGAGCCCGTTCCAACGCACGCCGAGGCGACACCGAGACCGTGCGCCACCTTCGCAAGGCCGTTAG
- a CDS encoding acyl-CoA dehydrogenase family protein, which translates to MDFELSDEERAFQAAVRTFGDRVLRPNEKRIDQEGRIPDEVLREMAHLGLLAMPVSTDYGGMGASAILTELASEEIGRGDFSMATAVFFLLEAGWGYILGQHGTDAAKREVLPPVCAGKAFLGIATTEPTGGSDLHAMHTESRRDGTSFVIRGEKAFLSGVEEAKRLGGGHLTLTKAPGKGFNFIYVPTRSEGATTQKFENMGRMGISTGAITYRDVRVPEAYLIGQEGRGFDYAMEGFSVARTFVSAACVGAAERALEEGMKYLRERQVFGQPLGKFEGPQFELVDLYTQVEAVKWQCRRAAWLLDRYTLRGDSSHRSEVDRAVASVKLTAPQIAFECVKRVMMWYGASGYTKDVGLELGLRGIMSYMVGAEGGLNIMRIILGRELLGRDFLPYK; encoded by the coding sequence ATGGACTTCGAACTCAGCGACGAGGAGCGGGCGTTCCAGGCGGCGGTCCGCACGTTCGGCGACCGGGTGCTCCGGCCGAACGAGAAGCGGATCGACCAGGAGGGTCGGATCCCGGACGAGGTCCTGCGCGAGATGGCCCACCTCGGGCTGCTCGCGATGCCCGTGTCGACCGACTACGGCGGAATGGGGGCATCGGCGATCCTGACCGAGCTGGCTTCGGAGGAGATTGGCCGCGGCGACTTCTCCATGGCGACCGCCGTGTTCTTCCTGCTCGAGGCCGGCTGGGGGTACATCCTCGGCCAGCACGGAACGGACGCGGCGAAGCGCGAGGTGCTGCCTCCCGTGTGCGCGGGGAAGGCGTTCCTCGGCATCGCCACGACCGAGCCGACGGGGGGGAGCGATCTCCACGCCATGCACACCGAGTCGCGACGGGATGGCACGTCCTTCGTGATTCGCGGCGAGAAGGCGTTCCTCTCGGGCGTGGAAGAGGCGAAGCGGCTCGGCGGGGGCCACCTCACCCTGACGAAGGCCCCCGGGAAGGGATTCAATTTCATCTACGTGCCCACCCGCTCCGAGGGCGCCACGACCCAGAAGTTCGAGAACATGGGCCGGATGGGGATCTCTACCGGCGCGATCACGTACCGCGATGTCCGGGTGCCCGAGGCGTACCTGATCGGCCAGGAGGGCCGCGGATTCGATTACGCGATGGAGGGGTTCTCGGTCGCGAGGACGTTCGTGAGCGCGGCCTGCGTCGGGGCGGCCGAACGAGCTCTCGAGGAGGGAATGAAGTACCTGCGCGAGCGGCAGGTCTTCGGTCAGCCGCTCGGCAAGTTCGAAGGTCCCCAGTTCGAGCTGGTGGACCTCTACACGCAGGTCGAGGCGGTCAAGTGGCAGTGCCGCCGCGCAGCATGGTTGCTCGATCGCTACACGCTCCGGGGGGATTCCTCGCACCGGTCCGAGGTCGATCGCGCGGTGGCGAGCGTGAAGCTTACGGCCCCCCAGATCGCCTTCGAGTGCGTAAAGCGGGTGATGATGTGGTACGGGGCCTCGGGCTACACCAAGGACGTAGGGCTCGAGCTCGGCCTGCGCGGGATCATGTCGTATATGGTCGGAGCCGAGGGAGGGCTCAACATCATGCGGATCATCCTCGGTCGAGAACTCCTCGGCCGCGACTTCCTTCCCTACAAGTGA
- a CDS encoding type II glyceraldehyde-3-phosphate dehydrogenase — MRVRVGINGFGTIGKRVADAVAKQPDMELVGVTKTLPSYEAQRAVTKGYPLFIAGDGERAAFEHAGIPVAGMLSDLLGHVDVIVDAAPEKIGRQNASLYRDAKVRAIFQGGEKADVAEVSFSALANFEAARGKRTVRVVSCNTTGLARAAAVLEPRYGVEDWQATLVRRAADPPESGRGPINGILPNFHLPSHHGPDVRTIFPNLPITTTAVIVPTTLMHVHVNRVRLRRPPADAAELVEAFRRTPRFLIFREWERVDGTPQVMEFGRDRGLGHNDVMENVLWENGIAVNGPTIEFFQAIHQESIVVPESIDAIRAMFDLARDGPTSIATTDRALGLPAP, encoded by the coding sequence ATGCGGGTTCGGGTCGGGATCAACGGATTCGGAACGATCGGTAAACGGGTCGCCGACGCCGTCGCGAAGCAGCCGGACATGGAGCTGGTCGGGGTCACGAAGACCCTCCCGAGCTACGAGGCCCAGCGCGCGGTCACGAAGGGATACCCGTTGTTCATCGCCGGAGACGGGGAGCGCGCCGCGTTCGAGCATGCAGGCATCCCCGTCGCCGGGATGCTTTCGGACCTGCTGGGCCACGTGGATGTTATCGTGGACGCGGCGCCGGAGAAGATCGGTCGACAGAATGCGTCGCTCTACCGCGATGCGAAGGTCCGTGCGATCTTCCAAGGAGGGGAGAAGGCCGATGTCGCGGAGGTCTCCTTCAGCGCGCTGGCCAACTTCGAGGCCGCCCGGGGAAAGCGTACGGTCCGGGTCGTCTCGTGCAACACGACCGGGCTCGCACGGGCGGCCGCGGTCCTCGAACCCCGATACGGAGTGGAGGACTGGCAGGCCACGCTCGTGCGCCGTGCCGCCGATCCCCCGGAGTCCGGACGGGGCCCGATCAACGGCATCCTGCCGAACTTCCATCTCCCGTCGCACCACGGACCCGACGTCCGGACCATCTTTCCGAACCTGCCGATCACGACGACGGCCGTGATTGTTCCGACCACCCTCATGCACGTCCACGTCAACCGGGTGCGGCTGCGCAGGCCCCCGGCGGACGCGGCCGAACTGGTGGAAGCGTTCCGCCGCACCCCCCGGTTCCTCATCTTCAGAGAGTGGGAGCGGGTCGACGGCACGCCCCAGGTCATGGAGTTCGGACGAGATCGGGGGCTCGGGCACAACGACGTGATGGAAAACGTCCTCTGGGAGAACGGGATCGCCGTGAACGGGCCGACCATCGAATTCTTCCAAGCGATCCACCAAGAGTCGATCGTCGTTCCCGAGAGCATCGACGCCATCCGGGCGATGTTCGACCTCGCCCGGGACGGTCCGACGTCGATCGCCACCACCGACCGGGCGCTCGGACTACCGGCGCCGTGA
- a CDS encoding DNA-directed RNA polymerase: protein MYYLDHRSDVVRIPPERLGAQLEGVLTELAQQQFEGKLVDGQNLTVIIRDVKPVGEGHIIHGDGGVYQEVEYQALLFRPEIQEVVEGAVVEIRKFGAFVRFGPLDGLLHVSQIMDDRVNIDEHNQRLVGVETKRDLKVGYKARARVVSLSLSEISPRDSRIGLTMRQPGLGRLEWIQDAHKKTEEKSGKKPPKKEAAKPTSVAKPASTAKPAPAAAPVPPVEKAA, encoded by the coding sequence ATGTACTATCTTGACCACCGGTCCGACGTCGTCCGGATCCCTCCGGAGCGATTGGGGGCCCAATTGGAAGGCGTGCTCACCGAGCTCGCCCAGCAGCAGTTCGAGGGGAAGCTGGTCGACGGCCAGAATCTCACCGTGATCATCCGGGATGTCAAGCCCGTGGGAGAGGGCCACATCATCCACGGAGACGGCGGCGTCTACCAGGAAGTGGAGTACCAGGCGCTCCTATTCCGACCCGAGATCCAGGAGGTCGTCGAGGGAGCCGTCGTGGAGATCCGCAAGTTCGGTGCGTTCGTTCGGTTCGGGCCGCTCGATGGCCTGCTGCACGTCTCTCAGATCATGGACGATCGCGTGAACATCGACGAACACAACCAGCGCCTGGTCGGGGTCGAGACCAAGCGGGACCTCAAGGTCGGCTACAAGGCCCGGGCCCGGGTCGTATCGCTCTCGCTCTCCGAGATCTCCCCGCGGGACAGCCGCATCGGACTGACGATGCGCCAGCCGGGGCTCGGCCGACTCGAATGGATCCAAGACGCTCACAAGAAGACCGAGGAGAAGAGCGGCAAGAAGCCCCCCAAGAAGGAAGCCGCCAAGCCGACGAGCGTGGCGAAGCCGGCGAGCACGGCGAAGCCGGCGCCTGCGGCGGCCCCCGTTCCCCCGGTGGAGAAGGCGGCATGA
- the spt4 gene encoding transcription elongation factor subunit Spt4, with product MINLKACKSCSSITEQNKCPRCGGEVSREWQGYLIVIDPEKSEIARKMGIHAAGKYALRVK from the coding sequence ATGATCAATCTCAAGGCGTGCAAGAGTTGCAGCTCGATCACCGAGCAGAACAAGTGCCCCCGATGCGGGGGCGAGGTCTCGCGCGAGTGGCAGGGGTACCTCATCGTGATCGATCCGGAGAAGTCGGAGATCGCGCGGAAGATGGGGATCCATGCCGCCGGGAAGTACGCCCTCCGCGTCAAGTGA
- a CDS encoding GTP-dependent dephospho-CoA kinase family protein codes for MHLLTDFSTCGDVVTANALRIGKVPFIGVIDHVTRRDQPVEPELLIPLAIRGRRVVRNPAGMLTQRLRDAVREMVSTGGGLLEVEGEEDLASLALVESLPSGATVIYGIPGEGASFVRVNAASKENVRKLIDRMELRKVRLGD; via the coding sequence ATGCACCTACTGACCGATTTCTCGACGTGCGGAGACGTGGTCACGGCGAACGCGCTGCGGATCGGGAAGGTCCCGTTCATCGGGGTCATCGACCACGTGACCCGCCGGGACCAGCCGGTCGAGCCGGAGTTGCTCATTCCCCTCGCGATCCGAGGTCGGCGCGTCGTTCGGAACCCCGCGGGAATGCTGACGCAGCGCCTGCGCGATGCCGTCCGGGAGATGGTCAGCACCGGGGGAGGTCTGTTGGAAGTAGAGGGCGAGGAGGATCTCGCATCGCTCGCTCTCGTCGAATCTCTTCCCTCGGGGGCCACGGTTATATACGGCATCCCGGGTGAGGGGGCCTCTTTCGTCCGCGTCAACGCGGCCTCGAAGGAGAACGTGCGCAAGCTCATCGACCGGATGGAACTCAGGAAGGTCCGCCTTGGAGATTAA
- the rps24e gene encoding 30S ribosomal protein S24e, whose translation MEIKIIEQHANPLLKRIEYRFEIDHATAATPTRDAVRTELAKALKAPKERVVIEQMHAKFGLARSNGEAMVYDSTEAAKATARTHILVRNGLAEKASKTPAGAPSAAEPAPAAPAAPKTEAPKEA comes from the coding sequence TTGGAGATTAAGATCATCGAACAGCATGCGAACCCGCTCCTCAAGCGGATCGAGTACCGCTTCGAGATCGATCATGCCACCGCGGCCACCCCCACCCGGGACGCGGTCCGAACCGAGCTCGCCAAGGCGCTCAAAGCCCCGAAGGAGCGCGTCGTGATCGAACAGATGCATGCCAAGTTCGGCCTCGCGCGGAGCAACGGCGAGGCGATGGTTTACGACTCAACGGAAGCCGCGAAGGCGACCGCGCGCACCCACATCCTCGTCCGCAACGGGCTCGCCGAGAAGGCATCCAAGACGCCGGCGGGCGCTCCGTCCGCTGCCGAGCCCGCACCGGCGGCCCCCGCGGCTCCCAAGACCGAGGCCCCGAAGGAGGCCTAG
- a CDS encoding 30S ribosomal protein S27ae, producing MAKARVGLYQTKGDTLTRTHQSCPKCGPGIFLAEHGNRRSCGKCGYSEARATGANAPKGKPAKPGA from the coding sequence ATGGCGAAGGCTCGGGTCGGTCTGTACCAGACCAAGGGCGACACCCTGACGCGGACCCATCAATCGTGCCCCAAGTGCGGTCCGGGGATCTTCCTCGCCGAGCATGGGAACCGCCGCTCGTGCGGAAAGTGCGGGTACTCCGAGGCGAGGGCCACGGGCGCCAATGCCCCGAAGGGCAAGCCCGCGAAACCCGGCGCCTGA